The genomic interval GCTCGCGAACGATCTCGAAGTCGGTGCGCAGCGCGTCCATATCCATCGCGCCCTCGGCGTAGAGACGGGCCGCCTCACGGTATGCCTCTCGGAAGGGCATACCTTCTCCCAGCAGGCGGTACGCCTGGTAGGTGACGTATATCTCGTCGGTCATCGCGGCGCGCAGGCGGTCCTCATCGGGCCGAATTCCCTCCACGAGCAGCACCGCGATTTCCATCATCGCTTCCGTCTCGCGCACTGCACGGAACAGCGGCTCTTTAGTGTATTGCAGGTCGCGGTGGTAGTTGGATGGCAGCTTGGCGGCGACCATCGCAAGCTCGGAGGCCGCGCCGCGCACGCGCGCGGCGCGGCCTCTTAGCAGCTCCGCCAGATCAGGATTGTGCTTCTGCGGCATGATGGAGGAACCGGTGGTCAGCTCGACGGGCAGCCGGAAGAAACCGAACTCCCGGGTTAGGAGCAGCGAGAGGTCGCACGCGAACTTCTCCAGTAGCGTGGCAATCTCGCAGGCCCAAGCAAGGAAACGGCCCTCGTGACGGCCGCGGCTGTTCTGGATGTCCACCACACTGCGCTGCGGGCGCGCAAAGCCGAGCAACCGCGCAGTCATCACTCGGTCCAGCGTCAGAGGTACGCCAAACCCTGCCGCCGAGCCCAGCGGACACTCGTCCAAAGAATCGAGTAGCCGAAAGCCCTGGCGCACCAGGTCCAAGCAACCCTCGACGAACGCATGGAGCCATAGCCCGAGCGAGGAGGGCATTGCAGGTTGAAGATGGGTGTAACCCGGCATCGGGATGGTGCCGAGTTCGTCACGGCGAGACAGAAAAGCGTCCGCCAATGCACACGAGCTGTCAATCCACTTCAGCGCGCGATCCCGCAGATACAGCCGCACGGCCAGCAGCACCTGATCGTTCCTGGAGCGACCGGTATGGATCTTCTTGCCCGCATCCCCTACCAGCCGCGTCAGCTCTCGCTCAATGGCGGTGTGGCAGTCCTCTTCCTCCGGCGCGATCTCGAACTCGCCCTTTCGCCACTGCTCGATGATCGTAGCGAGCGCGTGGACGAGCCTATCCGCCTCGTCCTCGGTCAGCACGCCGATGGATGCCAGCATTCGGGCGTGTGCAGCGGACCCGAGACAGTCGAACGGCACCAGCTCTAGATCGAGAACGGGGTCGTCACCCACGGTCAGGCGGCGCATCCGCTCGTCCACTTTCTCGCCCTTGTCCCACAGCGGTTTCGGCATTCGCTCCTCTACTTCGCGTGCTCCAGGATCACGTTGTGCGCCTTGAGCCGGATGGCATTGATGCGGATGAACCCCTGCGCGTCCTTCTGGTCGTATCCGCCTTCGATGTCCATGCTGGAAAGGTCCTTGTCATACAGCGAGCTTTCCGACTCGCGCCCCACGACGGTCACGTTGCCCTTGTACAGCTCCAGGTACACCGTGCCCGTGATCACCTCCTGGCTCTTGTCGAACGCTTGTCGCAGAAAGTCCATCTCCGGCGAAAACCAGTAGCCGTAATAGATCAGCTCGGCAAAGCGCGGCATCAGACTTTCTTTGAGCCTGTGCACTTCGCGGTCCATGGCGATGCCCTCCAGGTCGGCGTGCGCGGTCCACAAGATGGTGCCGCCCGGCGTCTCGTACACGCCCCGGCTCTTGATGCCCACGTAGCGGTTCTCCACGATGTCAACACGTCCGATTCCGTTCGCGCCACCGAGCTCGTTGAGGTAGAGGAACAGCGAAAGCGGGTCGGTCTCCACGCGCCCGTCGTCTCGGTTCTCCACCTTGGTCGGCAGCCCGTCCTTGAAGCTGATGGCGATGCGGGTCGTGCGGTCGGGTGCTTCTTGTGGCGAGACGGTCATTCGAAACATATCGGCGGGCGGCGCCGCGGCGGGGTCCTCTAGGATGCCCGCCTCGTAGCTGACGTGCATCAGGTTGGCATCCATGCTATAGGGCTTTTGGTGGGTGACGGGCACTTCGATGCCGTGCTCCTTGGCGTAGTCGATAAGGTCCGTGCGACCCTGAAACTGCGCCAGAAACTCGGGGGTCTTCCAGGGGGCAATCACCTGAATGGTGGGCTCCAGGGCATAGAAGGTGAGTTCGAAGCGCACTTGGTCGTTGCCTTTGCCGGTGGCCCCGTGCGCGACGTAGCGTGCGCCCTCGCGGCGGGCGATTTCCACATGCCTCTTCGCGATCAGAGGCCGCGC from Fimbriimonadia bacterium carries:
- the argH gene encoding argininosuccinate lyase, producing MPKPLWDKGEKVDERMRRLTVGDDPVLDLELVPFDCLGSAAHARMLASIGVLTEDEADRLVHALATIIEQWRKGEFEIAPEEEDCHTAIERELTRLVGDAGKKIHTGRSRNDQVLLAVRLYLRDRALKWIDSSCALADAFLSRRDELGTIPMPGYTHLQPAMPSSLGLWLHAFVEGCLDLVRQGFRLLDSLDECPLGSAAGFGVPLTLDRVMTARLLGFARPQRSVVDIQNSRGRHEGRFLAWACEIATLLEKFACDLSLLLTREFGFFRLPVELTTGSSIMPQKHNPDLAELLRGRAARVRGAASELAMVAAKLPSNYHRDLQYTKEPLFRAVRETEAMMEIAVLLVEGIRPDEDRLRAAMTDEIYVTYQAYRLLGEGMPFREAYREAARLYAEGAMDMDALRTDFEIVREQSDSEAREAIVELAELRDKKEATVERLRQTERLLMGVV
- a CDS encoding argininosuccinate synthase: MEKVVLAYSGGLDTSVILQWLLERGFDVIAYVADVGQKEDLEAVRANALKVGASKVYVEDLRREFVTDYIFTALKGSAIYEGRYLLGTALARPLIAKRHVEIARREGARYVAHGATGKGNDQVRFELTFYALEPTIQVIAPWKTPEFLAQFQGRTDLIDYAKEHGIEVPVTHQKPYSMDANLMHVSYEAGILEDPAAAPPADMFRMTVSPQEAPDRTTRIAISFKDGLPTKVENRDDGRVETDPLSLFLYLNELGGANGIGRVDIVENRYVGIKSRGVYETPGGTILWTAHADLEGIAMDREVHRLKESLMPRFAELIYYGYWFSPEMDFLRQAFDKSQEVITGTVYLELYKGNVTVVGRESESSLYDKDLSSMDIEGGYDQKDAQGFIRINAIRLKAHNVILEHAK